In Patagioenas fasciata isolate bPatFas1 chromosome 11, bPatFas1.hap1, whole genome shotgun sequence, the following proteins share a genomic window:
- the LOC136106574 gene encoding olfactory receptor 14A16-like, giving the protein MSNSSSFTQFLLLPFTDTRELQLLHFWLFLGIYLAALLGNGLIITTIAWDQHLHTPMYFFLLNLSLLDLGSISTTVPKSMASSLWDTRAISYTGCAAQLFFLLFCAAAEFFLLTVMSYDRYVAICKPLHYGTLLGSRACVHMAAAALATGFLNALLHTASTFSLPLCKGNAVGQFFCEIPQILKFSCSNSYLREAGLLMFSAFFFEGCFVFIVVSYVQIFRAVLRIPSEQGRHKAFSTCLPHLAVVSLFVSTAMFAHLKHPSVSSPILDLLLSILYSLILPTLNPLIYSMRNKELTHALSKLMTGCISKIIKCSSSSL; this is encoded by the coding sequence atgtccaacagcagctccttcacccagttcctcctcctgccgttcacagacacacgggagctgcagctcttgcacttctggctcttcctgggcatctacctggctgccctgctgggcaacggcctcatcatcaccaccatagcctgggaccagcacctccacacccccatgtacttcttcctgctcaacctctccctcctcgacctgggctccatctccactactgtacccaagtccatggccagttccctctgggacaccagggccatttcctacacaggatgtgctgcccaactcttttttctcttgttctgtgctgcagcagaattttttctcctcactgtcatgtcctacgaccgctacgttgccatctgcaaacccctgcactacgggaccctcctgggcagcagagcttgtgtccacatggcagcagctgccttggccactgggtttctcaatgctctgctgcacacggccagtacattttcactgccactgtgcaagggcaatgccgtgggccagttcttctgtgaaatcccccagatcctcaagttctcctgctcaaactcctacctcagggaggctgggcttctcatgtttagtgcttttttttttgagggatgttttgtgttcatcgtggtgtcctatgtgcagatcttcagggccgtgctgaggatcccctctgagcagggacggcacaaagccttttccacctgcctccctcacctggccgtggtctccctgtttgtcagcactgccatgtttgcccacctgaaacacccctctgtctcctcccccaTTCTGGATCTGCTGTTGTCTATTCTATACTCGCTGATActtccaacattgaaccccctcatctacagcatgaggaacaaggagctcacGCATGCCCTGAGTAAACTAATgacgggatgcatttcaaaaataataaagtgttcatcatcttctctttaa
- the LOC136106529 gene encoding olfactory receptor 14A16-like yields the protein MSNSSSITQFLLLPFTDTRELQLLHFWLFLGIYLAAPLGNGLIITTIAWDQHLHIPMYFFLLNLALLDLGSISSILPKYMANSLWDTRAIYFMGCAAQVFMFLLCIAAEYFLLTIMSYDRYIAICKPLRYGTLLGSRACVHMAAAAWATGFVNALLHTANTFSLPLCKGNALGQFFCEIPQILKLSCSHSYLRETGLLVVGVCLAFGSFVFIVLSYVQIFRAVLKIPSEQGRHKAFSTCLPHLAVVSLFISTGMFAHLKPPSISSPSLDLVVSVMYSVVPPALNPLIYSMRNQEVKDALWKLISYSFLKQ from the coding sequence atgtccaacagcagctccatcacccagttcctcctcctgccgttcacagacacacgggagctgcagctcttgcacttctggctcttcctgggcatctacctggctgcccccctgggcaacggcctcatcatcaccaccatagcctgggaccagcacctccacatccccatgtacttcttcctgctcaacctcgccctcctcgacctaggctccatctcctccattctccccaagtacatggccaattccctctgggacaccagggccatttattttatgggatgtgctgcacaagtatttatgtttctcctttgtattgcagcagagtattttcttctcaccatcatgtcctacgaccgctacattgccatctgcaaacccctgcgctacgggaccctcctgggcagcagagcttgtgtccacatggcagcagctgcctgggccactgggtttgtcaatgctctgctgcacacggccaatacattttcactgcccctgtgcaagggcaatgccctcggccagttcttctgtgaaatcccccagatcctcaagctctcctgctcacactcctacctcagggaaactgggcttcttgtagttggtgtctgtttagcatttgggtcttttgtgttcatcgtgctgtcctatgtgcagatcttcagggccgtgctgaagatcccctctgagcagggacggcacaaagccttttccacgtgtctccctcacctggccgtggtctccctgtttatcagcactggcatgtttgcccacctgaagcccccctccatctcctccccatccctggacctggtggtgtctgttatgtactcggtggtgcctccagcactgaaccctctcatctacagcatgaggaaccaggaggtcAAGGATGCCTTGTGGAAACTCATATCTTATAGTTTCCTGAAGCAATAA